One window of the Crassaminicella thermophila genome contains the following:
- a CDS encoding phage major capsid protein, with protein MAYDNLQLEKGMYKEAMSKGKTFTQYLEEIDSSKNYDDGLDAFERQLKRFDIVVKGKNADIVEKFFATNDSAVLFPEYISRTVLVGLEKANILPAIVATTTNIDEDTYRSIYMEDGTDSKKRKQLRRVSEGAKMPVTTIKTKEKVTDIFKYGRELDVTYEALRRKKLNVVEIFLQQIGRQIALDMAYDAVKVIISGDGNSNAADVFTIGDSTIGGTAGTLTYDEYIAFWSELDPYEMNTVLAPKVQLKDILTLPEFKDPQAGFTFQKDGKLISPLGAKLVRADQIKEQGLDAIVGLDKGLCLEEVVEQGITTESDKLIDRQIERTVISRVGGFNKLFQPAAKVLKWE; from the coding sequence ATGGCATATGATAATTTACAATTAGAAAAAGGTATGTATAAAGAGGCTATGAGTAAAGGAAAAACATTTACTCAGTATCTTGAAGAAATAGACTCAAGTAAAAACTATGATGATGGTTTAGACGCTTTTGAAAGACAACTTAAAAGATTTGATATAGTAGTAAAAGGGAAAAATGCTGATATAGTAGAAAAGTTTTTTGCAACAAATGACAGTGCTGTTCTTTTCCCAGAATACATTAGTAGAACTGTATTAGTAGGACTTGAAAAAGCTAACATTTTACCTGCAATAGTAGCTACTACTACCAACATCGACGAGGATACATATAGAAGTATTTATATGGAAGATGGTACAGATTCAAAGAAAAGAAAGCAACTAAGACGTGTAAGTGAAGGAGCAAAAATGCCAGTAACAACCATAAAGACAAAAGAAAAAGTAACTGATATCTTTAAGTATGGTAGAGAGCTAGATGTAACTTATGAAGCATTAAGAAGAAAAAAATTGAATGTAGTTGAAATTTTCTTACAGCAAATAGGGAGACAAATTGCGTTGGATATGGCATATGATGCAGTTAAAGTTATCATTTCTGGTGATGGTAATTCAAATGCTGCAGATGTATTTACTATTGGAGATAGTACTATAGGTGGTACTGCTGGAACTCTTACCTATGATGAATATATAGCCTTTTGGTCTGAACTTGATCCTTATGAAATGAATACAGTCTTAGCTCCAAAAGTGCAGCTCAAAGACATTTTAACTTTACCAGAGTTCAAGGACCCACAAGCTGGATTTACATTCCAAAAGGATGGTAAATTAATAAGTCCTTTAGGAGCAAAACTAGTACGTGCTGATCAAATCAAGGAACAAGGGTTAGATGCTATTGTAGGATTAGACAAAGGTCTTTGTCTTGAAGAAGTTGTAGAACAAGGAATAACAACGGAATCTGATAAGCTTATAGATAGACAGATTGAAAGAACTGTCATTTCAAGAGTAGGTGGATTCAATAAGTTGTTCCAGCCTGCAGCAAAAGTATTAAAGTGGGAATAG
- a CDS encoding PBSX family phage terminase large subunit translates to MKKSRGGFRFAKFSKKQKQVLTWWNEKSPVKDKDAIICDGSVRAGKTIVMSLSFVMWAMATFSGQNLGMAGKTIGSFRRNVLFLLKIILRLRGYRVEDKRADNYLIVRRGDIENYFYIFGGKDERSQDLIQGITLAGMLFDEVALMPESFVNQATARCSVEGAKFWFNCNPEGPYHWFKVNWLDRLKEKNAIHLHFTMDDNPSLSEKVKERYKRLYSGVFFKRYILGLWVIAEGIIYDMFSEETHIVDEKNKYWPKDNKFEEYYIAIDYGTQNACVFLLIGKYKGRYFIVDEYYYSGKEEGKQKSDPNYFADFEKFVQGIKIKKIIIDPSAASFITLLKENGYSVKKAINDVVDGIREVSKRLSNLELFVHKRCKNTIKEFSSYTWDAKATERGEDKPVKKFDHAMDALRYFVYTILVKKAKDAFMATAGER, encoded by the coding sequence ATGAAGAAGAGTAGAGGAGGATTTAGATTTGCAAAGTTCTCTAAGAAACAAAAACAAGTTTTAACTTGGTGGAACGAAAAATCTCCAGTAAAAGATAAAGATGCTATAATATGCGATGGATCAGTAAGAGCAGGAAAAACAATAGTGATGTCACTAAGTTTTGTAATGTGGGCTATGGCAACATTCAGTGGACAAAACTTAGGAATGGCAGGAAAAACAATTGGCTCATTCAGAAGGAATGTGCTTTTTTTATTGAAGATTATTTTAAGGCTTAGAGGTTATCGAGTAGAAGATAAAAGAGCAGATAATTATCTAATAGTAAGGCGTGGAGATATAGAAAATTATTTCTATATATTTGGTGGAAAGGATGAACGTTCACAGGACCTTATTCAAGGGATTACACTGGCAGGAATGCTCTTTGATGAAGTTGCATTAATGCCTGAGAGTTTTGTTAATCAAGCTACTGCAAGATGTTCTGTAGAAGGTGCTAAATTTTGGTTTAATTGCAACCCAGAAGGACCTTATCATTGGTTTAAAGTTAATTGGTTGGATAGGCTTAAAGAGAAGAATGCAATACATCTTCACTTTACGATGGATGACAATCCTTCGCTATCTGAGAAAGTAAAAGAAAGATACAAGCGGTTATATTCAGGAGTATTCTTTAAAAGATATATCCTTGGTCTTTGGGTAATCGCTGAGGGAATCATTTATGATATGTTTTCAGAAGAAACTCATATAGTTGATGAAAAGAATAAATATTGGCCTAAAGATAACAAATTTGAAGAATATTATATAGCAATAGACTATGGAACTCAAAACGCTTGTGTTTTCTTACTTATAGGAAAATATAAAGGGCGTTATTTTATTGTTGATGAATACTACTACAGTGGAAAAGAAGAAGGAAAGCAGAAATCAGATCCAAATTATTTTGCAGACTTTGAGAAATTTGTACAAGGAATAAAAATTAAAAAGATTATTATAGATCCATCAGCAGCATCTTTTATAACTCTTCTAAAAGAGAATGGATATTCTGTTAAAAAAGCAATAAATGATGTAGTTGATGGCATTAGAGAAGTTTCAAAGCGTCTTAGTAATTTGGAGTTATTTGTACATAAAAGATGCAAAAATACAATTAAAGAATTTTCTTCATACACCTGGGATGCAAAAGCTACAGAACGTGGAGAAGATAAGCCAGTTAAAAAATTCGACCATGCTATGGATGCACTTAGATATTTTGTATATACAATTTTAGTAAAGAAAGCAAAAGATGCATTTATGGCTACAGCTGGTGAACGATAA
- a CDS encoding minor capsid protein: MKLPKFFRRKGKNSASATFQTREGYSHPFSMLDKYIPLKAEYELYKTMREAVPILDTAIYRIVRLIGSFDIDCENEKQKKEIQDFLKNVKVNSKQKGIKSFIQSYLDQLIECGNSSGEIVLNNARNDIYALKSVDIRTIKLKKVENSLETLICQVQQGHMEPVELPYQDLILFTPLNPEGDNPYGVSLFRSMPFMTGILLKIFNSIGLNWERFGNLKYSVTYKPKNDSDLDENDIKVRLELIKDAFRKAMDANKRGKAADFYGVGDIEIKVIGADNQILDSSVPVKQVLEQLVAKTGLPPFLLGLSWSTTERMSQQQADFLTSELESYRDVITPVIRYIIDMWQTVTGRNIHYEIVWDDINLQDAVELAKAEMYKQQAEGKKIDNVIKKRDENIIDQETAAKELGYDNAVGEAPEKITQDKSFDKEFNLRRWRGIRTYKSPFDSPPEDAGQLQVEQSTLEGYMKCVQRLEDKIITLVQESTEEKAFKRVKELASDYREKVEKAIDEFVKDMLGQGVDNDYGTYGTYLLNAFGYGLVRANRTAKEEHGDQASDNNKESARYDHPYVQELLNNGMERVKTKAKEKKDDILLIMAEHAEVGDNPVEWARDLRKQLKDSITGERWYWERLARSESAMAIDRAEMAEYEAEGFYYCEWSAAPDACHICQSLHGQMWSIADAPEVVVDTHPHCRCRKLPRTKRQYEEYMAV, from the coding sequence TTGAAATTACCTAAATTTTTTAGAAGAAAAGGTAAAAATAGTGCTAGTGCAACTTTTCAAACAAGAGAAGGCTATTCACATCCTTTTAGTATGCTGGATAAATATATTCCGCTTAAAGCAGAATATGAGCTTTATAAAACTATGAGAGAGGCTGTTCCGATTCTTGATACTGCTATTTATAGAATTGTAAGGCTTATTGGCAGTTTTGATATTGATTGTGAAAATGAAAAGCAAAAGAAAGAAATACAAGATTTTTTAAAGAACGTAAAAGTAAATTCGAAGCAGAAAGGTATAAAGTCATTCATACAAAGCTATTTAGATCAACTGATTGAATGTGGAAACAGCTCGGGAGAAATCGTATTAAATAATGCCAGAAATGATATTTATGCACTTAAAAGTGTTGATATCAGGACTATAAAGCTAAAGAAAGTTGAAAACTCTCTTGAAACACTAATATGCCAAGTGCAACAAGGACATATGGAACCTGTAGAATTACCATATCAAGATCTTATTTTATTTACTCCCTTGAATCCTGAAGGAGATAATCCTTATGGAGTATCTTTATTTAGAAGTATGCCATTTATGACAGGAATACTTTTAAAGATATTTAACTCCATAGGATTAAATTGGGAGCGGTTTGGTAATCTGAAATACAGTGTTACATATAAGCCTAAAAATGATAGCGATTTAGATGAGAATGATATAAAAGTAAGACTTGAGCTGATTAAAGATGCATTTAGGAAAGCAATGGATGCAAACAAAAGAGGAAAAGCAGCGGACTTTTATGGTGTTGGTGATATTGAAATCAAAGTAATTGGTGCAGATAATCAAATACTTGACTCTAGTGTTCCAGTAAAACAAGTTCTTGAGCAATTAGTGGCAAAGACGGGATTACCACCATTTCTATTAGGTTTATCATGGTCTACTACTGAAAGAATGAGCCAGCAACAAGCTGATTTTCTTACTAGTGAGTTAGAAAGCTATAGAGATGTAATTACTCCTGTGATTAGATATATTATTGATATGTGGCAAACAGTTACAGGAAGAAATATCCATTATGAAATAGTATGGGATGATATCAACCTACAAGATGCTGTGGAACTTGCTAAGGCAGAAATGTATAAACAGCAGGCAGAAGGAAAGAAAATTGATAATGTAATTAAGAAGAGGGATGAAAATATTATTGATCAAGAAACTGCTGCAAAAGAATTAGGTTATGACAATGCTGTTGGTGAAGCGCCTGAAAAAATTACACAAGATAAATCATTCGATAAAGAATTTAATTTAAGAAGATGGAGAGGTATAAGAACATACAAAAGTCCTTTTGATTCACCGCCAGAAGATGCAGGGCAGCTTCAAGTAGAACAAAGTACTTTAGAAGGATATATGAAGTGTGTTCAAAGATTAGAGGATAAAATTATTACATTAGTCCAGGAGTCAACAGAAGAGAAAGCCTTTAAAAGAGTTAAAGAACTTGCATCAGATTATAGAGAAAAAGTAGAAAAAGCGATTGATGAATTTGTAAAAGATATGTTAGGACAAGGAGTTGATAATGATTATGGCACATATGGAACATACTTACTCAATGCTTTTGGATATGGATTGGTGAGGGCAAATAGAACTGCTAAAGAGGAACATGGGGATCAGGCTTCAGACAACAATAAAGAATCTGCAAGATATGATCATCCATATGTACAAGAGCTATTAAATAATGGCATGGAGAGAGTAAAAACAAAAGCTAAAGAGAAAAAGGATGATATTTTACTCATAATGGCTGAACATGCAGAGGTTGGTGATAATCCTGTTGAATGGGCCAGAGATTTAAGAAAACAATTAAAAGATAGTATTACAGGTGAGAGATGGTACTGGGAAAGACTTGCAAGAAGTGAAAGCGCTATGGCAATAGATAGAGCAGAAATGGCAGAGTATGAAGCTGAAGGATTTTACTATTGTGAATGGAGTGCTGCTCCTGATGCTTGTCATATATGTCAAAGTTTACATGGTCAAATGTGGAGTATTGCAGATGCCCCTGAGGTTGTTGTAGATACACATCCGCATTGTAGATGTAGGAAGTTACCAAGAACAAAGAGGCAATATGAAGAATATATGGCTGTTTAA